CCAGGGCTGGGCACGAAGCGGAACGGATCCTCGGCGTTGATGCGGCACTCGAGCGCATGACCCTTGAAGGTGACGTCGCGCTGGCGCAGCGTGAACTTCTCGCCGGCGGCGATCAGGATCTGCTGCTGCACCAGGTCGATGCCGGTAATCAGCTCGGTGACCGGGTGTTCGACCTGGATGCGGGTGTTCATTTCGATGAAATAGAACTCGCCGTTCTCATACAGGAACTCGAACGTGCCGGCGCCGCGGTAGCCCATCTTGCGGCAGGCGTCGGCGCAGCGGTCGCCGATGCGCTCGATCAGGCGGCGCGCGATGCCGGGGGCCGGCGCTTCCTCGATGACCTTCTGGTGGCGGCGCTGCATGGAGCAGTCGCGTTCGCCCAGCCAGACGGCGTTGCGACCGCCGTCGGCCAGCACCTGGATTTCCACATGGCGCGGGTTCTCGAGGAACTTCTCCATATAGACTTCCGGGTTGTTGAACGCGGCGCCCGCTTCCGAACGCGTCATGGTGACGGCGTTCAGCAGCGCGGCCTCGGTGTACACCACGCGCATGCCGCGACCACCGCCGCCGCCAGCGGCCTTGATGATGACCGGATAACCGACTTCGCGCGCAACGCGGATGATTTCCTGCGGATCGTCGGGCAACGCGCCTTCGGAACCGGGCACCACCGGCACGCCGGCTTCGATCATGGCGCGCTTGGCGCTGACCTTGTCGCCCATCAGGCGGATGGTGTCGGGGCGCGGGCCGATGAAGACGAAGCCGCTCTTTTCGACGCGATCGGCGAAGTCGGCATTTTCGGACAAGAACCCGTAACCCGGGTGGATTGCCTCGGAATCCGTGACTTCGGCCGCCGAAATGATGGCCGGCATGTTGAGGTAGCTTTCACGCGACGGCGCGGGCCCGATGCACACCGATTCATCGGCCAGGCGCACGTACTTGGCTTCGCGGTCCGCCTCGGAGTGCACCACCACGGTCTTGATGCCCAGCTCGCGGCAGGCGCGCTGAATGCGCAGGGCGATTTCGCCCCGGTTGGCGATCAGGATTTTTTCGAACATTTTCAGCTATCAGCCAATGACGAACAGGGGTTGACCGTACTCGACGGGCTCGCCGTTTTCGACCAGGATTTCTTTGATGACGCCGGACTTGTCGGCTTCGATTTCATTGAGCAGCTTCATGGCTTCAATGATGCACAGCGGATCGCCTTCCTTGACCGACTGGCCGACGTCGATGAACGGCGCGGCGCCCGGGTTCGGCGAACGGTAGAAAGTGCCGACCATCGGCGCCTTGACCACGTGACCCTGGATCACCGGGGCGGCTTCGGCTGCGGCGGGGGCAGCGGCGGGCGCCGCGGCCACCGGGGCGGCGACGCCGGCTTCCGGCTGGTGGTAGGCCACCGGCTGCAGGGTCTGCGAGAACTTGACGATGCGAACCTTGCCTTCGCCTTCGGTGATTTCCAGCTCGGCGATGCCCGATTCAGCCACCAGGTCGATCAGGGTTTTGAGTTTTCGAAGGTCCATAGAAGCTGCTTCCCGAGATAGTGTGGGCAACGTCCCGGTCGTCGGGGCCGCGCCATATAAGATGTAAAAGCTGAGAGTTGGTGCGAGATCAGTGCCGCACTGCGTAACGCAGAGCCGCTTCGTAGCCGTCCGCGCCCAGGCCGCTGATGAGGCCTACCGCCAAGTCGGACAGATAAGAGTGATGCCTGAAGGGCTCTCGCTTATACAGGTTGGACAAATGTACTTCAATAAATGGGATCGCGACCCCGGCCAGCGCATCGCGGATCGCGACGCTGGTGTGCGTATATGCCGCCGCGTTGATGATGATGAAATCGGTGCCGTCTTGCCGGGCCGCCTGAATGCGGTCAACCAGCGCGCCTTCGTGATTGCCCTGCCACGCAGTCAGCGTCGCGCCCAAGTCACCGGCCAGCCGCTCCAGGCCCTCGTTGATCTGGGACAGCGTGAGGCTGCCGTAGATATGAGGTTCCCGGGTGCCGAGCAGGTTCAGATTCGGGCCATGCAATACCAGTATGTTTTGCGCCATGCGCTTGCCAAAGAGTGGATTGCCAATTGTTGGCAAAACAGCCGATAAACCAGCTTTTTACGCCAATTCCTACTATTTGTCCAACAGACTTACGCCTTCAAACCGGATAGCGTCTGGTTGAGATCATCGGGTTGGATTTCACCCAATATCTTCCGGTTAATGCTGCCATCTGCATTGAAAACGATAGTAAACGGCAGGCCGCCGCTGGGATTTCCGAGCTTGCGCAGGGTGTCGATGGCGCCGGCGCCAATGACCCACAACGGGTAGGAAACCTGTACTTTCTCGACAAATTTTTGCATGTTGGCGGCAGAATCCACGCCGATACCGACAAACTTGATTTGCGGGTATTTTTTCTGCAACGCGTCGAGTTCGGGCATTTCCTTGACGCAAGGCGCGCACCAGGTGGCCCAGAAATTCACCACGATGGGCTGGCCTTTCCAGGCGGCCAGAGACTGGGTCGCGCCGTTCAGGTCGGGCAGCTGCAACTGCATGAGGGCGGCGACAGGATCCTCGGCGGCGGGCGCCGCGGGTGCCGGCTGCGGCTTGTTGCGCCCCAGCAGGGTGAAGCCACCCGCGACCGTGGCGGCCACGGCCACGGCGGCGGAAAGGAGTAGGCGTCGATTCATGGCGCGATCATAACCGCTGCGGCCGGTTTGCGCCGCATCGCCCGCCGCGCCGGCTTGACCTGCGCCTATATATACAATGCAGGACAGGAGAGTTTTCAATGCACCTGCACATTCTTGGCATCTGCGGTACGTTCATGGGCGGCCTGGCGCTGATCGCGCGCGCCGCCGGCCACAAGGTCACCGGTTGCGACGCGGGCGTCTACCCGCCCATGAGCACCCAGCTGTCCGAACAGGGAATCGAGCTGATCGAGGGCTTCGGCCCCGAGCAGATGGCCCTCAAGCCGGACCTGTACGTGATCGGCAACGTCGTCAGCCGCGGCAACCCCTTGATGGAAGCCATTCTGGAATCCGGCGCCCGCTATGTGTCCGGCCCGCAATGGCTGGGCGACAACATCCTGCCGGGCGCCCACGTGCTGGCGGTGGCC
The window above is part of the Achromobacter deleyi genome. Proteins encoded here:
- the accB gene encoding acetyl-CoA carboxylase biotin carboxyl carrier protein — protein: MDLRKLKTLIDLVAESGIAELEITEGEGKVRIVKFSQTLQPVAYHQPEAGVAAPVAAAPAAAPAAAEAAPVIQGHVVKAPMVGTFYRSPNPGAAPFIDVGQSVKEGDPLCIIEAMKLLNEIEADKSGVIKEILVENGEPVEYGQPLFVIG
- the aroQ gene encoding type II 3-dehydroquinate dehydratase; its protein translation is MAQNILVLHGPNLNLLGTREPHIYGSLTLSQINEGLERLAGDLGATLTAWQGNHEGALVDRIQAARQDGTDFIIINAAAYTHTSVAIRDALAGVAIPFIEVHLSNLYKREPFRHHSYLSDLAVGLISGLGADGYEAALRYAVRH
- a CDS encoding TlpA family protein disulfide reductase; translation: MNRRLLLSAAVAVAATVAGGFTLLGRNKPQPAPAAPAAEDPVAALMQLQLPDLNGATQSLAAWKGQPIVVNFWATWCAPCVKEMPELDALQKKYPQIKFVGIGVDSAANMQKFVEKVQVSYPLWVIGAGAIDTLRKLGNPSGGLPFTIVFNADGSINRKILGEIQPDDLNQTLSGLKA
- the accC gene encoding acetyl-CoA carboxylase biotin carboxylase subunit, coding for MFEKILIANRGEIALRIQRACRELGIKTVVVHSEADREAKYVRLADESVCIGPAPSRESYLNMPAIISAAEVTDSEAIHPGYGFLSENADFADRVEKSGFVFIGPRPDTIRLMGDKVSAKRAMIEAGVPVVPGSEGALPDDPQEIIRVAREVGYPVIIKAAGGGGGRGMRVVYTEAALLNAVTMTRSEAGAAFNNPEVYMEKFLENPRHVEIQVLADGGRNAVWLGERDCSMQRRHQKVIEEAPAPGIARRLIERIGDRCADACRKMGYRGAGTFEFLYENGEFYFIEMNTRIQVEHPVTELITGIDLVQQQILIAAGEKFTLRQRDVTFKGHALECRINAEDPFRFVPSPGRITNWHTPGGPGVRIDSHAFNGYFVPPNYDSMIAKVITYGDTRDQALARMRTALSEMVVEGISTNIPLHRELLQDARFIEGGTSIHYLENKLAQRP